AGCCCTGTGCGATGGATTTGAGGTAGAAGAAGAGGGAGAAGTTGCTCAGCACGCAAAAGAGAAAGAGGTTACATCTGAGGCTGTAATCAGCAGCTTTTCAAAACTTGGTGGAACAATTTTTGAGATGGGAGATTTTGATGTGCATATTGAAGACGGCTGTTTTGTGAAAGTTTCAGAATTAAACCGTCTGAGAAAGCTTTTGATAGAAAAACTTTCTCAAAGAATAATTAGCTCTTACAAGAAAGAGCTAAACCAAGATATTGAAATTTCAAGGTATCTTGGAGATTGTTGTGTACGGTCATTTGACAGGAACCACAGGTTTTCTTTTATGGTGGACTCTATCTGGCAACTTGAAAAGCTCAAAAAGTGGTGTGAGGCACACAATCTTTCAAACTATGAAATCTACGTGCCTTACAATGTAATTTTTGATATGAAGACAGATGACAACATGGTTGTTTATCTTGACAGGATAACACACGATGAAGATTTGAAAAGGGTTGAGGTTGAGAAGATAAAAGAAAAGGGTATAAAGAAGGTTTTGGTGAGGAATTTTGGACAGTATGAGATTTTAAAGCACCACTTTGAAATTTATTTTGATTTTAGTTTGAACACAATAAACTCTGCCTCATTAAGATTTTTAGAGCAACTTAATTGTAAAAGAATCTGTCTTTCTGTTGAACTATCTAAAACAAGAATTGCAGAAATCTACACGAGTGCACAAAAAAGTGAAATAGAGATAATTATCTTTGGCAGAATTCCACTTATGATAAACAGACTCAAATTTTTCGAAAGAGGAGAGTATTTACAGGACCGAAAAGGAGAACTTTTGAAACTTATAAAAACCCAGAGCGATAAAAACGAAGTCTTAAATCCGGCGTTTTTGTATATACACGATAAGGATGTGCCAGCTGATGTGTTAAGGTTTGACTTTACAGGTGCAACTGAAAACGAAATGATAAAAGTGCTGGAAGGATATTTTGATGAGAAAGAGATTGATCTAAAAATTACAAAGGGGTATTATTTGTCATGATGAGGGAGTTTACAAAAAACCGGTTTGTGGTTACCATGATTTATGTTATCCTAATTAGCGCATTTATATTTTCATGTGTGTATTTAATCAAGACATTTGACCTTTTCGTGAGGTTTGTGATAAAAGCTTTCATTCCGGTTATTGTTGGACTTTTAATTGCAGAGGTGTCTGAACCGCTTTTAAAATACCTGGAAAAAAGAAAAGTAAGCAGAACAATCTCTGCAATTTTTATACTGATTGTTTTGAACCTAATACTTGGTTTTATGCTTGCAGAGGGCATATATATTCTTGTAAATGAATGCATGAGTTTAGTTACAAGCCTTCAGAACATAGATTATGACAAGATCTACCAGACTTTGGACAAGCTCTTTGCAAGTGTCAAAAATATATATTCAGGTCTGCCAGGACCAATTATAAATTTCATTCAATCTGGTGTTGATGAGCTCACAAATGTCCTCAACCAGATTGCCACGATGAGTTTGAAGGTGATAAAGGTAATACCCGCAACTTTAAAGGGTATCACAGTGTGGTTTTTTTCTGTGCTGTCAAGCTTTTTCTTTATGCGCGACAGGCATAGAATGAGAGCATGGCTAATTCAGAATTTTTCAGCCCAGCTTTACAAAGAAATTTCATCAATTGTTTTTAAAGTTATAGATTCTGTTGTAGATTATGCAAAATCTCAAATAATTTTGTCGGCTTTGATGTTTCTCTCAGGCCTTATAGGACTTTCGATAATAAAAGCGCCTTACTTTTTGGTGGTAAGCCTTCTTCTGGGGCTACTGAGCATAATTCCAATCATAGGATCAGGCATAATATTGCTTCCATGGATAGCTGGCAGTTTTATAGCTGGGGACACTAATTTTGGGATAAAACTTTTGGTTGTTTATCTCATAATCTTAGGTCTTCGCGAGTTTGCGTCTATCAAGATTGTTGCAAGTCAGGTAGGGATTTCTACCTTTACAACACTTGTTTCTATCTATGCAGGTGTTGAAGTGTTTGGTGCATGGGGATTTGTGATAGGGCCGCTTCTGGTTGTGTTTTTGAAAGCAGTTTATGAGACAGGTGCAATTAAAAAGATAAGAGAGAATCTTTTTATGCCAAAAAAGGAGTGAACTTGTATAAAATGCCTATTGTAAAAGTTTATGCAAAAAATCAGGTTGTTGCAGATATAGAAGTAGAAAAGGGTTCAATTCTCTTGGATGTATTACAGAGAAACTCAGTTGAAATTGAGGCAAGTTGTGGGGGAAAGGGCGTATGTGGAAAATGCAAAGTAACAGTAAAAAAGGGACAAACTCCTTACATGGATAATCTTACATCAGAAGAGAAAAAACACTTAAGGAGTGAAGAAATTTCGAGAGGAGTTAGACTTGCATGTTGCCTGAAGGTCTGTGAGGATATAGAGATATTTTTAGAAGAATCTTCTGAAAATGCGAATATACTTTCTCATTTTATCATGAATGATTTCGGGTATGAAGAAAATATAATTGTAAAAAAAGTGGTTTTACAAAGACCTTCTCTGGATGGTCAGAAGAGTTTTGATTTAAGACTAAAAGAAGCAATTGGAGATAGTAAGCTAAAAATTTTGCCCAAAACGTTGCAAAAGCTTGCGAAAATGAAAGACAGTGAATTTTATGCGTTGGTATATTCAGATGAGATTATAGATATAAAGAGTTCATCTTTTGCATTTGGTGTTGCTGTGGATATAGGAACAACCACTGTTGTTTGTTATCTTGTTGACTTGATTCAAAAAAAGGTTGTGGATTATTATTCCTTTATAAATCCACAGAGAAAATTTGGTGCTGACGTTATATCAAGGATAGATTTTGCAGGAGCAAAAGAAGATGGACTTTTTATCCTTCAAAATGAGATTATAAATGCATTGAATACAGCAATAAAAGTGCTTGTTGATAGAAATTCTATTTCGACAGAGGATATTGTTCGAATGGTTATTGTTGGCAATACAACCATGCTACACCTTCTTTTGGGAGTTGACCCACAGACAATTGCTATTTCGCCATTTGTTCCTGTTTTTACTGAGAGGATTTACGCAAAATCGAATGACTTGGGGCTTGAAATAAATCCAGCAGGTACAATTGATATTTTAAACAGCATTTCAGCATATGTTGGAGCTGATATTGTTGCGGGAATACTCTCAACCCAAATGCACAAAAGCTCCAAGATTTCTCTCCTTTTGGACCTTGGGACAAACGGTGAGATGGTGCTCGGAAGCAGCAGTTTTATGCTCGCATGTTCGACTGCAGCAGGACCTGCATTTGAAGGTGTAAACATCTCATGCGGAATGGGTGCTGTTGAAGGTGCAATTGACAGTGTTAAAATAGAAAATGGCAAAGTGCATTTTACCACAATAGGGGCAAAATGGCCGATTGGAATTTGTGGTTCTGGTATAGTAGATGCCATTGCTTATATGCTAAAAGAAGGTATAATAGATGAAACAGGTAAGTTTTGTGATAAAAATGAAACATATAAAGAATATTTGAAAGAGGTAAACGGACAACAGGCATTTTTCATAACTGACTCAGTCTATATAACTCAGAAAGATATAAGAGAGATTCAGCTTGCAAAAGCAGCAATCTCAGCCGGGATAAAGACAATGATTGAACATGCCAAGGTTACAGAAGATGAGATTGAAAATGTATTTTTAGCAGGTGGATTTGGTAATTACATAAATCCCCGGTCGGCTGTTGAAATTGGCATAATTCCAAAGAAACTACAAGATAAAATAGTGGCTGTTGGAAACAGTGCTGTAGCAGGTGCTGTGCTTGTGCTGTTAAGTAGCAAAGCAGCAGTTGAAGCACAAAGTCTGTGTAAAAATGTAAAGTACATCGAACTTTCAAATTCTCAGGATTTTAACCAATTTTTTATTGAAAGTATGATATTTGAGAGTTTCGAACAAGAAGGTGAACAAAATCAAAATGGTTGATGAGGTAAGAGCAAAGGATAAGATTAAACTCTGGATATTTATTTTTATCATGGTGCTTTCAATATTTGCTCTTGTATATGCAGAAAAGCAGCATCAGTTGAACCCTAAATATATAAAGCAATATATTTCTCATTTTGGTGTATGGGCTCCAATTGTGTTTTTAATACTCTATTCAATAAAATCATTTATAATCTTTATCCCTGCAGGAGTATTTATGCTGGCAGCTGGACTCTCGTTTGGTACTATGTTTGGAGCAATAATTCTTATTATTGGAACTATTCTTTCTTCTACTATTGGTTTTGTGTTTGCAAGGTATTTTGGAAAAGACTATGTACAAAAAAAGCTAAAAAACACAAAGTTTTCTAATGTGGGCAAAAAGATAGCAGAAAAAGGTTTTTTAATCATACTACTTTTGAGGCTTGTGCCAATCCTTCCTTACGATGCAATAAATTATATATGTGGTCTTTCAAAGATAAGGTACAGAGACTTTATACTTGGCACCTTTATTGGAACAGTACCTGCATGTTTTTTATATGCTTACCTTGGTGAAAATATCTTAAAGCCATTTTCTAAAGGATTTTACTTGAGTTTGTGTTTGGTGATTGTTATATCCCTCACGCCAGTTCTTTTTGCAAAGAGTATAAAAGAATTTTTACAGGATGATAAAGAAGAAGATGAGCATAAAATTTAATTATGAGAATGAAAAAGCAGGAACAAGGAAAGGATAGAAGGGTTGAAAAGTATAAGAGAAAATCTATTTTTGATTTGTATATCACTTTTTACTTTTGGGATTTTGATAGCATGTTTATTTATAAATCGGTATGTATTCGAAATTGCTGAAATTTTTAATGAGGATACTTATCAAGGTAAGAATCTTGTTGTTATTGACCCCGGGCACGGCGGATTTGACCCGGGGGCAGTGATCGGCGATATAAAAGAGTCTGTGATAAACCTTCAGATTGCAAAAAAGCTGAAAGAGTATTTTGAAATGTTTGGATTTAGAGTAGTTCTTACGCGCTCAACAGAAGATGATTTGAGCGAGCACGACAAAAAGTCGCATGACCTGAAAAAGAGAAAAGAGATTGTACTTGCAAACAATCCTCAAGTTTTTATCTCCATTCATTTAAACAGCTTTCCAATAAGCAAATATTTCGGTGCGCAGGTGTTTTACGACAGCTCAAATAATGAGGCAAAAGAACTTGCGCTTTGTGTTCAAAATGAACTGAGATACATGCCAAATGGGCTTGTAAACAAGCGCCAGCCAAAACCAATAGATGTGTATATCCTTAAAAATCTCAAGATTCCTGCTATATTGGTGGAATGCGGTTTTATGTCAAATAAAATGGAGCTATCATTGCTTCAAAGCCAGCAGTATCAGGACTGGCTTTCATACTCAATATTGAAAGGAGTTTTAAACTATTTGGACCAGAGGAAGGAGATGAATTAAAGATGGATAAGATAAGAGCACTGATAGACCAAGAACTTGAGAATTTAAAAAATGAGATAATAAATGCTACTGTGCAGCTTATAAAGATTAGAAGTGTAGAAGATACACATAAGCCTAATATGCCTTTTGGGAAAGGAATAAACGATGCTCTGGTTTTTTGTGAAACTCTTTGCAAAAACATGGGATTTGAAACTAAAAACTACGATGGGTATGCTCTTGAGGCAATTTATGGGAATCAAGATGAAGATGTGTGTGTTATAGGACATTTAGATGTTGTACCTGAAGGGGAGGGGTGGAGCGTACCACCTTTTGAAGGTGTTATAAAAGACGGTAAGATTTTTGGACGTGGTGCAATTGATGATAAGGGACCGACTATGGCAGCTCTTTATGGTATGTACGTGGTTAAAAAGCTTGCCGAAGAAAAGAAGATTTCTCTTAAAAGAAAGCTTAAGTTTGTATTTGGTACAAACGAAGAAGGTGGTTCTAAATGTCTGCAGTATTATTTTGAAAGAGCAAAATATCCTACTGTTGGATTTACTCCAGATGCCGATTTTCCAGTTATCCAGGGCGAAAAGGGTTTTCTGGTTTTTGAACTTGTAAAGAAAGTAGAGGATACTTTTGAGATTAAAGGTGGACAGCGACCTAACATGGTACCAGACAGGTGCAGGTTCGAAGGTAGTTTTGATGTCCAAAAAGCTAAAGAAATTATTGCCAAAAAAGGACTGAATGATAAGGCAGAGGTTTTTGAAGAAGCTGGTAAGACAATTATAGTTACAAAAGGTGTATCTGCTCACGGGAGCCTGCCTTTTAAGGGCGAGAATGCCATATCTTATATGTTCGATATTTTGGATGAGCTTTGGACAAAAGAGGATGAGTTTAGAAGGTTTATTGAATTTTACAATACTCATATTGGATTTGATGTGTTCGGTCAAAAACTCTCAATTGGATTTGAGGATGAAAAGTCAGGTAAGCTTGTGTTAAATGCAGGAATGATACGCAAAGAAAAAGATAAACTTATCCTTACAATAAATGTTCGATATCCGGTTGATACCTCATATGATGAGATAGAAAAGAAAGTAAGAGAAGTAGTTCAAAATTACAATATTGAATATCGACTTGTCACAAACGTTCCTCCTCTTTATTTTGCAGCTGACCACTTTTTAATAAAGACATTGCTTGAGGTTTACATAGAATTTACAAATGATGATACACAGCCGCTTGTGATTGGCGGTGGAACATATGCAAGATGGGCGAAAAATGTTGTTGCTTTTGGTCCTAATATGCCGGGTGATGAAGAGGTTGCACACCAGAAAGATGAATATATCCTTATAGACAGACTTATACTCTGTAGCAAAATTTATGCAAATGCTATTTACAGGCTTGCAAAAGAATAGTAAAAGGGCAAAGAGGCTGTAGTCTTGCTATTTGTAAGACTTTTCAGCCTCTTTGTCTTTTTTTAAAATAGCTTGTAAATTCCAAGAAGAATTAGAACAATCCCCGGGATGTAATTGGCAATAAGTGATTTTCGAAAGATCTTGAAAAAATGGGCAAAGATATTTCCTATAGAGATAGCTATAAATTGAAAGACTGGTATGAGAAGTATTTGCTCTATATTTGCAAGGTTTGAAAGACCCAATGAGAATGAAGCTGAAAGACCATCAAGCGAAAGTGCAAGAGCAACCAGGAGTGCTTCTACTGGTTCTATTGAGCCTGAGCTGTCGATGTCGGATAGTACAGGCTCTTTTATGATTTTTACAGTAAGTCCGAGCGATTTTAAAGACAGATTAACAAGTGTTTCAGGTAGAGGACTGCTGTTCTTCTCAGTAAATGTTCTGATTATAAATACTATGCCGATTATTATCATGAAAATAGCACCCAAGTGTAAAGAAAGTTGAGAATTTAAAAATTTGCC
The DNA window shown above is from Caldicellulosiruptor owensensis OL and carries:
- the ytvI gene encoding sporulation integral membrane protein YtvI codes for the protein MREFTKNRFVVTMIYVILISAFIFSCVYLIKTFDLFVRFVIKAFIPVIVGLLIAEVSEPLLKYLEKRKVSRTISAIFILIVLNLILGFMLAEGIYILVNECMSLVTSLQNIDYDKIYQTLDKLFASVKNIYSGLPGPIINFIQSGVDELTNVLNQIATMSLKVIKVIPATLKGITVWFFSVLSSFFFMRDRHRMRAWLIQNFSAQLYKEISSIVFKVIDSVVDYAKSQIILSALMFLSGLIGLSIIKAPYFLVVSLLLGLLSIIPIIGSGIILLPWIAGSFIAGDTNFGIKLLVVYLIILGLREFASIKIVASQVGISTFTTLVSIYAGVEVFGAWGFVIGPLLVVFLKAVYETGAIKKIRENLFMPKKE
- a CDS encoding ASKHA domain-containing protein, translated to MPIVKVYAKNQVVADIEVEKGSILLDVLQRNSVEIEASCGGKGVCGKCKVTVKKGQTPYMDNLTSEEKKHLRSEEISRGVRLACCLKVCEDIEIFLEESSENANILSHFIMNDFGYEENIIVKKVVLQRPSLDGQKSFDLRLKEAIGDSKLKILPKTLQKLAKMKDSEFYALVYSDEIIDIKSSSFAFGVAVDIGTTTVVCYLVDLIQKKVVDYYSFINPQRKFGADVISRIDFAGAKEDGLFILQNEIINALNTAIKVLVDRNSISTEDIVRMVIVGNTTMLHLLLGVDPQTIAISPFVPVFTERIYAKSNDLGLEINPAGTIDILNSISAYVGADIVAGILSTQMHKSSKISLLLDLGTNGEMVLGSSSFMLACSTAAGPAFEGVNISCGMGAVEGAIDSVKIENGKVHFTTIGAKWPIGICGSGIVDAIAYMLKEGIIDETGKFCDKNETYKEYLKEVNGQQAFFITDSVYITQKDIREIQLAKAAISAGIKTMIEHAKVTEDEIENVFLAGGFGNYINPRSAVEIGIIPKKLQDKIVAVGNSAVAGAVLVLLSSKAAVEAQSLCKNVKYIELSNSQDFNQFFIESMIFESFEQEGEQNQNG
- a CDS encoding TVP38/TMEM64 family protein, with the protein product MVDEVRAKDKIKLWIFIFIMVLSIFALVYAEKQHQLNPKYIKQYISHFGVWAPIVFLILYSIKSFIIFIPAGVFMLAAGLSFGTMFGAIILIIGTILSSTIGFVFARYFGKDYVQKKLKNTKFSNVGKKIAEKGFLIILLLRLVPILPYDAINYICGLSKIRYRDFILGTFIGTVPACFLYAYLGENILKPFSKGFYLSLCLVIVISLTPVLFAKSIKEFLQDDKEEDEHKI
- a CDS encoding N-acetylmuramoyl-L-alanine amidase; its protein translation is MKSIRENLFLICISLFTFGILIACLFINRYVFEIAEIFNEDTYQGKNLVVIDPGHGGFDPGAVIGDIKESVINLQIAKKLKEYFEMFGFRVVLTRSTEDDLSEHDKKSHDLKKRKEIVLANNPQVFISIHLNSFPISKYFGAQVFYDSSNNEAKELALCVQNELRYMPNGLVNKRQPKPIDVYILKNLKIPAILVECGFMSNKMELSLLQSQQYQDWLSYSILKGVLNYLDQRKEMN
- the pepV gene encoding dipeptidase PepV, whose product is MDKIRALIDQELENLKNEIINATVQLIKIRSVEDTHKPNMPFGKGINDALVFCETLCKNMGFETKNYDGYALEAIYGNQDEDVCVIGHLDVVPEGEGWSVPPFEGVIKDGKIFGRGAIDDKGPTMAALYGMYVVKKLAEEKKISLKRKLKFVFGTNEEGGSKCLQYYFERAKYPTVGFTPDADFPVIQGEKGFLVFELVKKVEDTFEIKGGQRPNMVPDRCRFEGSFDVQKAKEIIAKKGLNDKAEVFEEAGKTIIVTKGVSAHGSLPFKGENAISYMFDILDELWTKEDEFRRFIEFYNTHIGFDVFGQKLSIGFEDEKSGKLVLNAGMIRKEKDKLILTINVRYPVDTSYDEIEKKVREVVQNYNIEYRLVTNVPPLYFAADHFLIKTLLEVYIEFTNDDTQPLVIGGGTYARWAKNVVAFGPNMPGDEEVAHQKDEYILIDRLILCSKIYANAIYRLAKE
- a CDS encoding manganese efflux pump — encoded protein: MNIYQVLVAILSLNIDALFFGVAFGAKGIKILTKSKLIIFFTSMSITIISFFIGRGFGKFLNSQLSLHLGAIFMIIIGIVFIIRTFTEKNSSPLPETLVNLSLKSLGLTVKIIKEPVLSDIDSSGSIEPVEALLVALALSLDGLSASFSLGLSNLANIEQILLIPVFQFIAISIGNIFAHFFKIFRKSLIANYIPGIVLILLGIYKLF